CAGCTTGATCACCAGCTGCGGCACGTTCTTGAAGCCCTGGGGGCAGCGGCCCTGCTGGTCGGAGAACACGATGTGCGTGCGGTGGTTGGTGCTGTCGATGTTCTTGCCGTCCCAGCAGTTCGGGAAGGCGTGGATGCGCTCCACCTTGCTGTTCGCCGGGCAGATCGGGTACTTGTCGGTCAGCCGGTCCTCGAACCCGGTGCAGGTCCAGCTCGCCCGGGCGTTGGCCGGGCCGTTGGTGCTCTGCTTGGCGTCGCCGTAGAGGATGCGGAGGAACTGCGGCATCGCGACGACCTTGCCCGCGCCGCCGCTGGTGAACGTGATCGTCGCCGACTGGACGCGCTGGATCTCGCCGTCGTTGTCGCCGACTTCGTTCTTGTCGTTCACGCCGGGCAGCTCAGCGGGCTGGCCGTTGCTGTTGCCGCCGCCGTTGTCGAGCCCGCCCTTGCCGTTCTGCTTGAGCACGCACGGGGCGAGCCCGCCCAGGTTGGTCGGCTTCGCGGCGCGGCGGCCGATGGCGATGGCGATCCGGTCGATGGTGGCGACCCGCTTGTCCTTGAGCGGGCCGACGACGGCGTTCTGGATGTCCTGCGGCGTCTTCAGGTCGCCGTTCGCGATCCGCTTGTTCGCCTCGTCGATCTGCGTGTCGAGCAGGTCGAGGTTGCGGTTCACCTCGTCCATCGCCTGGTCCGGGACGTCGGGGAGCTTGCTCGCGACGTCCGGGCAGTCGACCTGGGCGCTGGCCTTGTCCTTCGCGCTTTGCGCGCGGTCGCTCTTCGGGTCCTTGCCCGGCGGGTTCTTCTCGGCGTCGCCGGTGTCGATGCGGACGACGGGCCAGAAGTAGGCGGACTTGTCGCCGTTCTTGCAGGTGGTGCCGGACTTGACGAGGCTCTTGTTGTTCGAGTCGGCGTTCGCCGACAGGTTGCCGACGTAGTCGTGCAGGTGCTGGGCGCCGTTCTTGATCCCCGGCTGCGCGATGAAGTTGTCGGGGTTGAAGTGCTGGTTTTCGTTGCGGCCGCAGTCCACGGTGAACGTGCCGCGCGCGCCCTTCTGCTGCAACGCCTTGTTCACGTTGGAGCCGGCGGGGACCTTCGTGATGTCGACGAAGAAGGACTTGTCGGCGGGGTCGGCGCTCGCTTCGCCGGTACGCCCGGCCGTGGTCGCGACGACGATGCCCCCGACCGCGATCGCGAGGGCGAGGCCGCCGGTCGCGATCTTCGTGCGGCGGGTGATGCGATGTCTGCCCGTGGCGGGGGAGCGGGTGGTATTCCGGGCCATGTTCACCTCGTTCGGTTTTCCGGGCACGCCGAAGACAGCTGCGTGCCCGGTCGGGAAACGCGCGGAACCCGGGGAGCGGCATCGGCACGCGGGATCGGGGGATCGCGCCCGGTGTCACTTGGTTCCGGCATTGGGGGGAACGGCTGCCGCCGGGGGGTGGTTCAAGCCGCGACCTTGCCGTTACCTGTTCGTTATTTATGGAAGGCGAACAAAGTTCACGTCCACCGGTGTGATCGCTAACATCACCCCATGTCCGTGGACGACGCAGGTCCCGACGGCCCGCTCCGCGCGCCGGTCCTCCACCCGCGGGGCACCCTGGGGGTGATCGCCACCGCGGCCACCGTGACGGGGCCGGTGCTGCACGGTCTCCGCGCGGCCGCCCGCGAGCAGGGGTACGAGGTCAGCGTCTTCAGCGTGACCGGCCACAGTGGCGCGGCGGTGATGGCGGCCGTGGCGGGACTGAGGCTGCAGGGCGTGGCGGGGATCATCGTGCTCGACGCCCGGCTCGTCGCCGAGATGGCACCGGTCCCCGGCATCCCGCTCATCCCGGCCGCGTCCACCGGCCAGTACGAAGGCGCGCGCCGCGCCACCGAGCACCTCCTGGCGCTCGGTCACCCGACGGTCTGGCACCTGGGCGGCCCCGAAGAGGGGACGATCGCCCGCGCCCGCGAGCGCGGCTGGCGCGAAACCCTCGAACGCCACGGCGCGGAGATCCCCCCGGTGGTCCGCGGCGACTGGTCCGCCCGCTCCGGCTACCGGGCCGGGCAGTCCCTGGCCGTCGAACCGGGCGTCGGCGCGGTGTTCTCGGCCAACGACCACATGGCACTCGGCCTGTTCGCGGCCTTCGCCGAAGCGGGGATGCGGGTCCCCCGCGACGCGCACGTGGTCGGCTTCGACGACGTCCCCGAGGCGGCCTACTTCGCACCCCCGCTGTCCACGGTCCGCCAGGACTTCATCGCGGCGGGCCGCCAGACCCTGGCGGTGCTCGAGGCCCGCATCGACGGCGTCCCGGCCCCGATGCGCGGGACGGTCGAGGCCGAGCTGGTGGTCCGGGAGAGCAGCCGCTGCCTCCGAGGCAGCTAGAGCCGCGCGTCCGAGGTTCGTTGACGGCGCGGCGGCGAGGGCGAACGTCCTGAATGACTCATTCAGGTCTTCGGAGGTCCTGGGCTTGACCCGGTTTGGCGGACACCTCTCATCAGGGACGCAAGCCCCTGAGAACGGATGTCCCTCATCATGGAACCCGTGGCCAAGAAGAAACCCCGCGCCCGTCAACGACCCCGGCGGGTGTTCACACCTGAGTTCAAAGCGCAGATCGTTGAGCTGGTGCAGCGCGGCGAGCGAACCGTCCCGGAGGTGGTCCGGGACTTCGAGCTGACCGACTCAGTGGTCCGCAAGTGGATCGTCCAGGCCGAACGCGACGCCGGGACCCGCACCGACGGGCTGACCAGCGACGACAAGACCGAACTCGCCGCCCTCCGGAAAGAGAACACACGGCTGCGGGAAGACGTGGAAATCCTCAAACGAGCGACAGCTTTCTTCGCGAAGGAGACCCGGTGAACGTTTACCCGTTCATCGAGGCGGAGAACGCCAGCGGCAAGGGCACTGTCAAGCGTGCCTGCGCGCTGCTCAAGGTCTCCCGTGCCGCCTACTACACCCACCGCGCAGGCCCGTCCGCCCGCGAACTGACCGACACCGCCCTGACCGACCACATCGCGCAAGTGCACGAGGAGTCCCGCGGCACCTACGGTTCACCGCGGGTGCACGCCGAACTGCAGGCCCAAGGCCACCGCCATGCCCGCAAACGCGTCGCCCGGCTGATGCGCCAAGCAGGCCTGGCCGGACGGACACCGAAACGATGGCGCACCACCACCATCGCCGACCCCGCCGCCCCGGCCCGCCCGGACCTGATCACCCGCGACTTCACCTGCCACCCCGAGAACATCAACACGCGGTGGTGCGGCGACATCACCTACATCCCCACCTGGGAAGGCTGGCTCTACCTGGCCACCGTGATCGACCTCGCCTCCCGCAAGGTCATCGGCTGGGCCACCGCCGACCACCTGCGCACCGACCTCATCGACCAGGCCCTGCGTGATGCGCTCACCCAGCGCCGCCCCGCTCCCGGGGTGATCTTCCACTCCGACCGCGGCTGCCAGTACACCTCCGCCCAGTTCGCCCGCACCGCCACCGACGCCGGCGTCCGGCTCTCGGTCGGTCGCACAGGCCAGTGCTGGGACAACGCGGTGGCCGAGTCGTTCTTCGCGACCATCAAAACCGAACTGCTCGACCGGCAACCTTGGCCGACCAGAACCCGCGCTCACCAGGCGATCTTCAGCTACATCGAAGGCTGGTACAACACCCGCCGCCGGCACTCCAGCCTCGGCTACCTCAGCCCCAGCGCCTACGAAACAACCACTCACCCGGCTACCGAACCTCAGGTAGCCTGATCTCACTCATCGACCCTGTCTGCCCAAACGGGGCAAGCCCAGGTCTTCGGAGGTCCTGAATGAGTCATTCAAGACCTTGGGGCCGGGCTATCGGGCCGCGCGCGAGGGCTAACCGGCCAGCAGCCGGACGGCGAGCGCGGACTCCTCGAGGGCCGGGTCCTGGCGCAGGATCGCGATCTCGAGGTCACGCAGCCGCTGGTTGGGGTCGATGCCGAGGTTGTCGGCCAAGGCCGCGCGCAGCCTGCGGTAAACGCCGAGCGCGTCGGCCTGCCTGCCGGTGCGGTACAGCGCGAGCATCAACTGCGCGTGCACCTGCTCGTCGAGCGGGCGCGCGAGGGCCAGCCGCTCCAGTTCCGGTTCGAGCTGGGCGTGCTCGCCGAGGGTGAGCCTGGCTCGGATCAGGGCCAGCTGGGCCCGGGTGCNNNNNNNNNNNNNNNNNNNNNNNNNNNNNNNNNNNNNNNNNNNNNNNNNNNNNNNNNNNNNNNNNNNNNNNNNNNNNNNNNNNNNNNNNNNNNNNNNNNNCAGCCACTGGCCGGCCCGGTGCCAGTTGCGCCGCAGCCCCTCCAGGTCCGGCCAGTAGCCGACCGACAGCCCCGCCGCGTATGCCGCGCCCAGCGACACCGTCTCCGCCACCATCGGGCGGACCACCGGCACGTCGAGGACGTCGGCGATGCACTGCATCAGCAGGTTGTCGGCCGTCATCCCGCCGTCGACCTTCAACGTCGTGAGCGCCAGCCCGGAGTCGGCGTTCATCGCGTCGACGACTTCGCGGGTCTGCCAGGCGGTCGCCTCCAGCACCGCCCGCGCCAGGTGGCCCTTCGTGATGTACGACGTCAGCCCGGCGATCACGCCGCGCGCCTCGCTGTGCCAGTGCGGTGCGAACAGCCCGGAGAAGGCGGGCACGATGTAGCAGCCGCCGTTGTCCTCGACCGTGCGCGCCAGGGTCTCGATCTCCGGGGCGCTGCCGATCAGCTCGAGGCCGTCCCGGAACCACTGCACCAGCGACCCGGTGACGGCGATCGACCCTTCGAGGGCGTACACCGCGGGCTCGTCGCCGATCTTGAAGCCGACCGTGGTCAGCATGCCGTGGGTGGACAGCACGGGCGTCGGGCCGGTGTTGAGCAGCAGGAAGCTGCCGGTGCCGTAGGTGCACTTCGCCTCGCCGGGTGCGAAGCAGGTCTGGCCGAACAGGGCCGCCTGCTGGTCGCCGAGCGCGGCCGCGATCCGGATGCCCGGCACCACCCGGGACGTCGTCCCGTAGACCTCGGTCGAGGAGCGGATCTCCGGCAGCATCGCGCGCGGGACGTCGAAGAACTCCAGGAGCTCGTCGTCCCAGCTGAGCGTGCGCAGGTTCATCAGCATGGTGCGGGAGGCGTTGGTGACGTCGGTGATGTGCACGCCACCCTCGGCGCCGCCGGTGAGGTTCCAGATCAGCCAGCTCTCGATGGTGCCGAAGAGGACGTCGCCGCGTTCGGCGCGCTCGCGCAGCCCCGGCGTGCGTTCGAGCAGCCAGCGGATGCGGGGCGCGGAGAAGTACGTCGCCAGCGGCAGGCCGCACAGCTGCCGGACGCGGTCGGCGCCCGGCTCCCGGGCGAGCTGCTCGAGCATGGCGTCGGTGCGGGTGTCCTGCCAGACGATCGCCCGCCCGACCGGGTTGCCGGTGCGCCGGTCCCACAGCACGGTCGTCTCGCGCTGGTTGGCGATCCCGAGGCCGACGACCTGGTCGGCGGTCGCGCCGGCGTCGGCGAGGGCCTGCGGCACGATCCGGGACAGGTTCCGCCAGATCTCGACGGCGTCGTGTTCGACCCAGCCGGGGCGCGGGAAGTGCTGCTGGTGCTCCCGCTGCACGACGGAGACGAGCCGGCCCCTGGCGTCGAACAGGATGCACCGGGTGGAGGTGGTGCCCTGGTCGACGGACATCACGTACCGCTGGACCATGCCCCTCCCTTCACCATCGGGACGCACCCAGGTCGCGCGACACCGCGCGCGCCGCGTCGCGGACGTGGCCCAGCAGCCGCGGGCTGGGGCTGCCGTCCGGTTCGCAGATGCGCTCCACCGCGCCGGACACCCCGATCGCGCCGACCACGATCCCGCCGTGGCCGCGGATCGGGGCCGCGATCCCGGCCTCGCCGGAGATCATCTCGCCGTTCTCCGCCGCCCAGCCCGCCTCCCGTACCTTCGCACACGCCCTCTTGATCGCCGTCTGGGTGACCAGCGTGCGGCGCGTGTACGGCTCCGGGTCCGCCTTCAGCGTCGTGTCGTAGGCCAGCAGCACCTTGCCGAGCGCGGTCGCGTGCAGCGGCAGCAGCGTACCGACGTCGAGGGTCTGCAGGCTGTCGTCCGGCCGGAACACGTGGTGCACGACCAGCACCCGGCCCTCCAGGGGCGCGCCGATCCGGACCGCCTCCCCGCTGCGCGAGGCCAGCGCGTCGGCCCAGTTGATCGCCCGGGACCGCAGCTCGTTGACGTCGAGGTAGCTCGTGCCCAGGTGCAGCAGCGCCGCGCCGAGCTGGTACTTGCCCGTGTCGCGGTCCTGCTCGACGAACCCGACGCCCTGCAGCGTGCGCAGGATCCCGTGGGCGGTGCCCTTCGCCAGTTCCAGGGACTCGGCGATCTCGCCGACGCCCAGGCGCCCCGAGCCGCGCGCCAGCAATCGCAGGATCGCGGCGGCGCGCTCGATGGACTGGATCGGACCGGGCACGGCGAGACCCTAGCCCGACCGGCCACGATTCGACAATGTCGAACATCCAGTTCAGCCGTTCGACAATGCCGACCGGTGTCCGTTGACCGGTCTGACACGCGAACTTAACTTTCATCCACCAGTAGGGGGACAAGGTCCTTTGTGGAGGAAAGCAATGGTGCGAAGCCTCAAGGCCCGTGGACTCGCCGGCGAGATGGCCGCCGAGTTCGTGGGAACGATGATCCTCATCCTCTTCGGGTGCGGGGTGGTGGCGCAGGTCGTCGCCGCGGGGATCGGGGACCACGACAGCATCGCCTGGGCCTGGGGCCTCGGCGTCACGCTCGGTGTTTACGTCGCTTCGCGGATCAGCGGCGCACACCTGAACCCGGCGGTCACGATCGCCCTCGCGGTGTTCAAGGGCTTCGAGTGGCGCAAGGTCGCCCCCTACGCCCTGGCGCAGACCGCCGGCGCGTTCCTCGCCGCCCTGCTGGTGCGCTGGAACTACACCGAGGTCCTCAACGCCAAGGACCCCGGCCTGACGATCAAGACGCAGGGCGTGTTCTCCACCCTGCCCGGTAACGGCACCCTCCCGGTGGGTGACTGGGGCGCCTTCCGCGACCAGATCATCGGCACCGCGATCCTCGTCCTGGTGATCTTCGCGATCACCGACCTGCGCAACACCGCCCCGGCCGCGAACCTCGCCCCGGTCGTCGTCGGCTTCCTCGTCGTCGCGATCGGCATGGCCTGGGGCACCAACGCCGGCTACGCGATCAACCCCGCCCGCGACTTCGGCCCGCGCCTGGCGTCCTGGCTGACCGGCTACGACACGGCGTTCACCGACCAATACGGCTTCCCGTACTGGTGGATCCCGATCGTCGCGCCGGTGATCGGCGCGGTCATCGGCGGCGCGATCTACAAGTACCTGATCGAGCGGCACCTGCCCGCCGACGCCCCGCTGGACGCCCTGCCCGCCAAGGACCTCGAGCCCGCCAGCTGACTTCCGCCGATCGACTACAGGAGCACGACCATGCCGGACTTCGTCGGTGCCGTGGACCAGGGCACGACCAGCACCCGCTTCATGATCTTCGACCACGGCGGCAACGAGATCGCCCGCCACCAGCTCGAGCACGAGCAGATCCTGCCCAAGCCGGGCTGGGTCGAGCACGACGCCACCGAGATCTGGGAACGCACCCGCTCGGTCATCGCGACCGCACTCAACAAGGCCAACCTGACCGTGAACGACCTGGCCGCGCTCGGCATCACCAACCAGCGCGAGACCACCGTCGTGTGGAACCGCCGCACCGGCCGCCCGTACGGCCACGCGATCGTCTGGCAGGACACCCGCACCGACCGGATCGCCTCGGCGCTGGAGCGCGAGGGCAAGGGCGAGGTAATCCGCCGCAAGGCCGGCCTGCCGCCCGCCACCTACTTCTCCGGCGGCAAGCTGCAGTGGATCCTTGAGAACGTCGAAGGCGTGCGCGAGGACGCCGAGAAGGGTGACGCCCTCTTCGGCACCACCGACTCGTGGCTCATCTGGAACCTCACCGGCGGCCCGGACGGCGGCGTCCACGTCACCGACCCGACCAACGCCTCGCGCACCATGCTGATGGACCTCGAGACCCTCGACTGGGACGACGAGCTGCTGTCGTTCTTCACCGTCCCCCGGCAGATGCTGCCGACGATCCGGCCGTCGTCCAACCCCGGCTTCGGCACCACCCGCGCGGACGGCCCGCTCGGCGGCGAGGTCACCATCACCGGCGTCCTCGGCGACCAGCAGGCCGCCACCGTCGGGCAGGTCTGCTTCCGGCCCGGCGAGGCCAAGAACACCTACGGCACCGGCAACTTCCTGCTGCTCAACACCGGCCAGGAGCTGGTCCGCTCCCAGCACGGCCTGCTGACGACGCTGTGCTACCAGTTCGGCGACGAGAAGCCGGTCTACGCGCTGGAAGGCTCGATCGCCGTCACCGGCTCGGCCGTGCAGTGGCTGCGCGACCAGCTCGGCATCATCAGCGGCGCGGCCCAGAGCGAGAGCCTGGCCCGCCAGGTCGAGGACAACGGCGGCGTCTACTTCGTCCCGGCGTTCTCCGGCCTGTTCGCGCCGTACTGGCGCTCCGACGCCCGGGGCGCGATCGTCGGCCTCACCCGCGCCACGACGAACGCCCACATCGCGCGGGCGACGCTCGAAGCGATCTGCTACCAGACCCGCGACGTCGTCGAGGCGATGCAGAACGACTCCGGCGTCACGCTCGACGTGCTGCGGGTGGACGGTGGCGTCACCGCCAACGAGCTGTGCATGCAGCTGCAGGCGGACATCCTCGGCGTGCCGGTGTCGAAGCCGGTCGTCGCCGAGACCACCGCGCTCGGCGCCGCGTACGCGGCCGGGCTTGCCGTCGGCTTCTGGAAGTCGACCGACGAGCTCGAGCAGAACTGGAACGAGGACAAGCGCTGGACGCCGTCGTGGAGCGACGAGCAGCGCGCCGAGGGCTACGCGGGCTGGCAGAAGGCCGTCGGCCGCACGCTCGACTGGGTCGACGTGCAATGACCCCGAGGAGGAACACCGTGACCCCGCTTTCCCCGCAGTACCGGGCGGAAACCCTGCGGAAGCTGGTCAACGAAGAGGTCGACGTGCTCGTCGTCGGCGGCGGAGTGACCGGGGCCGGCGTTGCGCTCGACGCCGCCTCCCGGGGGTTGTCGACCGCGCTGGTCGAGGCCCGCGACTTCGCCGCCGGCACGTCCAGCCGGTCGTCCAAGCTGATCCACGGTGGCCTGCGCTACCTGGAACAGCTGGACTTCAAGCTGGTCCGCGAAGCGCTCAAGGAGCGCGGGCTGCTGCTGCAGACGCTGGCCCCGCACCTGGTGCGGCCGGTCAAGTTCCTGGTCCCGCTGACGCACCGGGTGTGGGAGCGCGGCTACATCGGCGCCGGCGTCACCCTGTACGACACCCTCGGCGGCGCCCGCGCGCTGCCGAGGCACCGGCACCTGTCCAAGCGCGGCGCCTTCAAGGCGGCTCCGGCGCTGGCGGACGACGCGCTGATCGGGGCGATCCAGTACTACGACGCCCAGGTCGACGACGCCCGGCACACGATGACGATCGCGCGGACGGCCGCCGAGCAGGGCGCTTCGGTGCTCACGCGGACTCGCGTCACTTCGCTGCTTCGCGAGGGTGAGCGCGTCGTCGGGGCGAAGGTCGTGGACCGCGAGAGCGGGGTCGAGTTCGAGATCCGGGCTCGCACCGTCGTGGCCGCGACCGGCGTGTGGAGCGACGACATGGCGGAGGCGGCCGGCATCCCCGCGCCGTTCACCGTCCGCGCGTCCAAGGGCATCCACCTGGTGGTGCCGCGGGAGAAGATCGACCTCGACACCGGGCTGATCCTGCGGACCGAGAAGAGCGTGCTCTTCGTGATCCCGTGGGGACGGCACTGGATCGTCGGCACCACCGACACCGAGTGGGACCTCGACCGCGAGCACCCGGCGGCGAGCCGCGCGGACGTCGACTACGTGCTCGAACACCTCAACGCCGTGCTCCGGACGCCGGTGACGCACGACGACATCGAGGGCGTCTACGCGGGTCTGCGTCCGCTGCTCGCGGCGAAGGCGGCCGCGACGACGAAGCTGTCGCGGGAACACGCGGTGGCGCACCCGGTGCCGGGCCTGGTCATCGTGGCCGGCGGCAAGTACACGACGTACCGGGTGATGGCCGCGGACGCGGTCGACGCCGCTGTCGCGGAGATCGGCCGCCCGGCGCCGCCGTCGTGGACCGACCGGCTCCCGATCGCCGGGGCCGAGGGCTACGCCGAGCTGTGGGAGGACCGGTTCGCCGTGGCCGCGAAGTCGGGGCTGCCGCTGACGCGCGTCGAGCACCTGCTGCAGCGGTACGGCACGCGGATCTGGAACCTCCTCGAGCTGATCGAGGAGCAGCCTTCGCTCGGGGAACCGATCACGGAGACCTCCGAGTACCTCCGCGTGGAGGCCGTCTACGCGGTTTCCCACGAGGGGGCGCTGCACCTGGAGGACGTCCTCACCCGGCGGACGCGCATCTCGATCGAGGAGCGCGACCGCGGCGTCACGGCGGCGCCCGTCGTCGCCGGGCTGATGGCACCGCTGCTGGGCTGGGATGCCCACCGGACCGGCCGCGAGGTGGCGAACTACCTCGCGCGCGTCGAGGCGGAGCGCTCGGCGCAGGAAGCACCGGACGACGCGGCGGCGAACGCCACCCGCCTCGCGGCCCCGGCCCTCCTGCCCAGCTGAGCTGCTCCGCCGAGGTCCGTGAATGGCACATTGAGGGACTCTAAGTCCCTCAATGTGCCATTCACGGCTTTGGCCGGCAGCCGAGGGCGGCGAGGGCGTAGCGGGCGTTGCCCGAGATGACCGGGTTCGTGTGCCGGTAGTAGGGGAGCTGGATCACCGCCATCGACAACGCCCAGCCGCGGCCGCGTGCCCAGGTCGCGTCGTCGGTGCCGACGGCGTCGCGGAAGGTGTGCCGGGTTTCCGCGGTCAGCAGGTTCCACGCCGGGATCAGGTCGCACGCCGGGTCGCCGAGGCCCGCGGTGGCCCAATCCAGGACTCCGGTCAGGCGGCCGTCGCGCAGCAGCAAGTTGCCGGGCATGAGGTCCGAATGCACCCAGCACGGCCGGTCTGTCCACTTCGGAGCGTCGAGCGCCTCGGTCCAGACGGCGAGGGCCGCCTCCGCGTCGAACGGCTCGTCGGTGCGGCTCAGCTCCTCGATCGCCCGTCGGGTGGCTCGGTCGACGGGAGCCAGCGGCTTTCCGCGGTACGCCGGGGGACCGTCCGCCGTGTTCGCCCGCAGCGCGAGGACGAACTCCGCCAGGTCGCGGGCCGGTGCGTCCAGGCCTTCGAGTGCCGGGGAGCCGTCGAGCCAGCCGTGCACCGCCCACGGCCACGGATACCCCTCGGCCGGTTCGCCCACGGCGACGACGGCCGGGACCGCCACCGGCAGCCCGCCGAGTGCGGTGAGGACCCGCGCTTCCTTCGCGATGTCACCGGCGCCGCCCGCGGTCAGCGGGAGCCGGACCGTGAGGTCGTCG
This window of the Amycolatopsis balhimycina FH 1894 genome carries:
- the glpD gene encoding glycerol-3-phosphate dehydrogenase, which translates into the protein MTPRRNTVTPLSPQYRAETLRKLVNEEVDVLVVGGGVTGAGVALDAASRGLSTALVEARDFAAGTSSRSSKLIHGGLRYLEQLDFKLVREALKERGLLLQTLAPHLVRPVKFLVPLTHRVWERGYIGAGVTLYDTLGGARALPRHRHLSKRGAFKAAPALADDALIGAIQYYDAQVDDARHTMTIARTAAEQGASVLTRTRVTSLLREGERVVGAKVVDRESGVEFEIRARTVVAATGVWSDDMAEAAGIPAPFTVRASKGIHLVVPREKIDLDTGLILRTEKSVLFVIPWGRHWIVGTTDTEWDLDREHPAASRADVDYVLEHLNAVLRTPVTHDDIEGVYAGLRPLLAAKAAATTKLSREHAVAHPVPGLVIVAGGKYTTYRVMAADAVDAAVAEIGRPAPPSWTDRLPIAGAEGYAELWEDRFAVAAKSGLPLTRVEHLLQRYGTRIWNLLELIEEQPSLGEPITETSEYLRVEAVYAVSHEGALHLEDVLTRRTRISIEERDRGVTAAPVVAGLMAPLLGWDAHRTGREVANYLARVEAERSAQEAPDDAAANATRLAAPALLPS
- a CDS encoding BTAD domain-containing putative transcriptional regulator — protein: TRAQLALIRARLTLGEHAQLEPELERLALARPLDEQVHAQLMLALYRTGRQADALGVYRRLRAALADNLGIDPNQRLRDLEIAILRQDPALEESALAVRLLAG
- the glpK gene encoding glycerol kinase GlpK translates to MVQRYVMSVDQGTTSTRCILFDARGRLVSVVQREHQQHFPRPGWVEHDAVEIWRNLSRIVPQALADAGATADQVVGLGIANQRETTVLWDRRTGNPVGRAIVWQDTRTDAMLEQLAREPGADRVRQLCGLPLATYFSAPRIRWLLERTPGLRERAERGDVLFGTIESWLIWNLTGGAEGGVHITDVTNASRTMLMNLRTLSWDDELLEFFDVPRAMLPEIRSSTEVYGTTSRVVPGIRIAAALGDQQAALFGQTCFAPGEAKCTYGTGSFLLLNTGPTPVLSTHGMLTTVGFKIGDEPAVYALEGSIAVTGSLVQWFRDGLELIGSAPEIETLARTVEDNGGCYIVPAFSGLFAPHWHSEARGVIAGLTSYITKGHLARAVLEATAWQTREVVDAMNADSGLALTTLKVDGGMTADNLLMQCIADVLDVPVVRPMVAETVSLGAAYAAGLSVGYWPDLEGLRRNWHRAGQWL
- a CDS encoding IclR family transcriptional regulator, with protein sequence MPGPIQSIERAAAILRLLARGSGRLGVGEIAESLELAKGTAHGILRTLQGVGFVEQDRDTGKYQLGAALLHLGTSYLDVNELRSRAINWADALASRSGEAVRIGAPLEGRVLVVHHVFRPDDSLQTLDVGTLLPLHATALGKVLLAYDTTLKADPEPYTRRTLVTQTAIKRACAKVREAGWAAENGEMISGEAGIAAPIRGHGGIVVGAIGVSGAVERICEPDGSPSPRLLGHVRDAARAVSRDLGASRW
- a CDS encoding transposase, whose product is MAKKKPRARQRPRRVFTPEFKAQIVELVQRGERTVPEVVRDFELTDSVVRKWIVQAERDAGTRTDGLTSDDKTELAALRKENTRLREDVEILKRATAFFAKETR
- the glpK gene encoding glycerol kinase GlpK, with the protein product MPDFVGAVDQGTTSTRFMIFDHGGNEIARHQLEHEQILPKPGWVEHDATEIWERTRSVIATALNKANLTVNDLAALGITNQRETTVVWNRRTGRPYGHAIVWQDTRTDRIASALEREGKGEVIRRKAGLPPATYFSGGKLQWILENVEGVREDAEKGDALFGTTDSWLIWNLTGGPDGGVHVTDPTNASRTMLMDLETLDWDDELLSFFTVPRQMLPTIRPSSNPGFGTTRADGPLGGEVTITGVLGDQQAATVGQVCFRPGEAKNTYGTGNFLLLNTGQELVRSQHGLLTTLCYQFGDEKPVYALEGSIAVTGSAVQWLRDQLGIISGAAQSESLARQVEDNGGVYFVPAFSGLFAPYWRSDARGAIVGLTRATTNAHIARATLEAICYQTRDVVEAMQNDSGVTLDVLRVDGGVTANELCMQLQADILGVPVSKPVVAETTALGAAYAAGLAVGFWKSTDELEQNWNEDKRWTPSWSDEQRAEGYAGWQKAVGRTLDWVDVQ
- a CDS encoding substrate-binding domain-containing protein, whose translation is MSVDDAGPDGPLRAPVLHPRGTLGVIATAATVTGPVLHGLRAAAREQGYEVSVFSVTGHSGAAVMAAVAGLRLQGVAGIIVLDARLVAEMAPVPGIPLIPAASTGQYEGARRATEHLLALGHPTVWHLGGPEEGTIARARERGWRETLERHGAEIPPVVRGDWSARSGYRAGQSLAVEPGVGAVFSANDHMALGLFAAFAEAGMRVPRDAHVVGFDDVPEAAYFAPPLSTVRQDFIAAGRQTLAVLEARIDGVPAPMRGTVEAELVVRESSRCLRGS
- a CDS encoding IS3 family transposase, whose translation is MNVYPFIEAENASGKGTVKRACALLKVSRAAYYTHRAGPSARELTDTALTDHIAQVHEESRGTYGSPRVHAELQAQGHRHARKRVARLMRQAGLAGRTPKRWRTTTIADPAAPARPDLITRDFTCHPENINTRWCGDITYIPTWEGWLYLATVIDLASRKVIGWATADHLRTDLIDQALRDALTQRRPAPGVIFHSDRGCQYTSAQFARTATDAGVRLSVGRTGQCWDNAVAESFFATIKTELLDRQPWPTRTRAHQAIFSYIEGWYNTRRRHSSLGYLSPSAYETTTHPATEPQVA
- a CDS encoding DUF1996 domain-containing protein codes for the protein MARNTTRSPATGRHRITRRTKIATGGLALAIAVGGIVVATTAGRTGEASADPADKSFFVDITKVPAGSNVNKALQQKGARGTFTVDCGRNENQHFNPDNFIAQPGIKNGAQHLHDYVGNLSANADSNNKSLVKSGTTCKNGDKSAYFWPVVRIDTGDAEKNPPGKDPKSDRAQSAKDKASAQVDCPDVASKLPDVPDQAMDEVNRNLDLLDTQIDEANKRIANGDLKTPQDIQNAVVGPLKDKRVATIDRIAIAIGRRAAKPTNLGGLAPCVLKQNGKGGLDNGGGNSNGQPAELPGVNDKNEVGDNDGEIQRVQSATITFTSGGAGKVVAMPQFLRILYGDAKQSTNGPANARASWTCTGFEDRLTDKYPICPANSKVERIHAFPNCWDGKNIDSTNHRTHIVFSDQQGRCPQGFKNVPQLVIKLVYNIPRDIQLKGQYKVDAFAQEKHNPRSDHDDFANVMGQRLMNQAVNCINTGKRCNQ
- a CDS encoding MIP/aquaporin family protein codes for the protein MVRSLKARGLAGEMAAEFVGTMILILFGCGVVAQVVAAGIGDHDSIAWAWGLGVTLGVYVASRISGAHLNPAVTIALAVFKGFEWRKVAPYALAQTAGAFLAALLVRWNYTEVLNAKDPGLTIKTQGVFSTLPGNGTLPVGDWGAFRDQIIGTAILVLVIFAITDLRNTAPAANLAPVVVGFLVVAIGMAWGTNAGYAINPARDFGPRLASWLTGYDTAFTDQYGFPYWWIPIVAPVIGAVIGGAIYKYLIERHLPADAPLDALPAKDLEPAS
- a CDS encoding aminoglycoside phosphotransferase family protein encodes the protein MGRMHADEHAIDTDLVGRLVRGQFPAWAGLPVTPLASGGTVNAVYRLGDDLTVRLPLTAGGAGDIAKEARVLTALGGLPVAVPAVVAVGEPAEGYPWPWAVHGWLDGSPALEGLDAPARDLAEFVLALRANTADGPPAYRGKPLAPVDRATRRAIEELSRTDEPFDAEAALAVWTEALDAPKWTDRPCWVHSDLMPGNLLLRDGRLTGVLDWATAGLGDPACDLIPAWNLLTAETRHTFRDAVGTDDATWARGRGWALSMAVIQLPYYRHTNPVISGNARYALAALGCRPKP